One Brachyspira suanatina DNA segment encodes these proteins:
- the purH gene encoding bifunctional phosphoribosylaminoimidazolecarboxamide formyltransferase/IMP cyclohydrolase gives MIKRALISVFYKDGILDFAKFLTSKNVEIVSTGGTYKYLKENNIPVIEVAEVTGAKEMLDGRVKTLDPKIHGAILAIRDNPTHMETIKERGITPIDMVIVNLYPFFEKVQDDNLKFEEKIEFIDIGGPTMLRSAAKSFKDVVVISDVKDYDLVKSEMEKGEVSFETKKYLASKVFNLTSAYDAAVSEFMFNSLENKESKQLNYLNMSYALKEELRYGENPHQGASYYVSTTDKGSMKDFEQLNGKELSFNNIRDMDIALKIVLEFDESKKEYACSAIKHSTPCGAALGSNVLEAYNRTYECDPTSIFGGIVAFNSTVDEATAKELIKIFLEIVIAKDFTPEALEVLKSKKNLRVIKYKTNTNDKINLVKVDGGLLVQDEDTTLIEDYKVVTEKKPTEEEMKNLIFGMKVVKYAKSNAIVVIKDFMAKGIGSGQTNRIWACEDALERAGDGVVMASDAFFPFRDVVDACAKYNIKAIIQPGGSMRDQESIDACNEHGIAMIFTGIRHFKH, from the coding sequence ATGATTAAAAGAGCATTGATATCTGTATTTTATAAAGACGGAATATTAGACTTTGCCAAGTTTTTAACTTCAAAAAATGTGGAAATAGTTTCTACAGGCGGAACTTATAAATATTTGAAAGAAAATAATATACCAGTTATAGAGGTTGCTGAAGTTACAGGAGCTAAAGAAATGCTTGACGGCAGAGTAAAAACTTTAGACCCAAAAATACATGGAGCAATACTTGCTATAAGAGATAACCCTACTCATATGGAAACTATTAAGGAAAGAGGTATAACTCCTATTGATATGGTTATAGTTAATCTTTATCCTTTCTTTGAAAAAGTACAAGATGATAATTTGAAATTTGAAGAAAAGATTGAATTTATTGATATAGGCGGCCCTACTATGCTTCGTTCTGCTGCTAAGTCTTTCAAAGATGTTGTTGTTATAAGCGATGTTAAAGATTATGATTTAGTAAAAAGTGAAATGGAAAAAGGCGAAGTTAGTTTTGAAACAAAAAAATATTTAGCTTCTAAAGTATTTAATTTGACTTCTGCTTATGATGCTGCAGTGTCAGAGTTTATGTTTAATTCATTAGAAAATAAAGAAAGCAAACAACTTAATTATTTAAATATGTCTTATGCATTAAAAGAAGAATTAAGATACGGAGAAAATCCTCATCAAGGAGCAAGCTATTATGTATCAACTACAGATAAAGGCTCTATGAAAGATTTTGAACAATTAAACGGAAAAGAACTTTCATTTAATAATATCAGAGATATGGATATAGCTTTAAAAATAGTATTAGAATTTGATGAATCTAAAAAAGAGTATGCTTGTTCTGCTATAAAACACTCTACTCCTTGCGGTGCTGCTTTGGGTTCTAATGTATTAGAGGCTTATAATAGAACTTATGAATGCGATCCTACTTCTATATTCGGCGGAATAGTAGCTTTCAATAGCACAGTAGATGAGGCAACTGCAAAAGAACTTATTAAAATATTTTTAGAAATTGTTATTGCTAAAGACTTTACTCCTGAAGCTTTGGAAGTATTAAAAAGCAAAAAGAATTTAAGAGTTATAAAATATAAAACTAATACTAATGATAAGATCAATCTTGTTAAAGTTGACGGCGGATTACTTGTTCAAGATGAAGATACTACTTTGATAGAAGATTATAAAGTTGTAACAGAGAAAAAGCCTACTGAAGAAGAAATGAAGAATTTAATATTTGGAATGAAAGTTGTAAAATATGCTAAATCAAATGCCATAGTAGTAATAAAAGACTTTATGGCTAAAGGTATAGGAAGCGGACAAACTAACAGAATTTGGGCTTGCGAAGATGCTTTAGAGAGAGCAGGAGATGGAGTTGTAATGGCATCTGATGCTTTCTTCCCATTCAGAGATGTAGTGGACGCTTGTGCCAAATACAATATTAAAGCTATAATTCAGCCAGGAGGATCTATGAGAGATCAG